A genome region from Triticum aestivum cultivar Chinese Spring chromosome 2B, IWGSC CS RefSeq v2.1, whole genome shotgun sequence includes the following:
- the LOC123047342 gene encoding uncharacterized protein isoform X6: MAADSSMGFHQGITAAASVYNHHHHHHNNMLSFQSSSSDITMGGGGGAGMGLVSMSGGPSSTAGLYHSSPNNHSSNNNGGVFGNVPVVLQSRSSPGGVASRGGGGTTASKYKFVTGSPSEWSDRELSILNEGLTRYAPEPNIMRYIKIAAMLPNRTIRDVALRCWWAAGKDRRKKPEGFFTGKKMRDMKPMQDKIFASAAPMANFHMAPTNNLTPFSISMQNPNQQCQVPKEAPVVDSATQQLLEENNQLLNQIAANIETFKTGESMDLFLRTNSNIKTILSRMSETPGIMGQMPPLQELAHEDKLNSLLQVDRMVQSYGAAHSSHMKEEPRS; encoded by the exons ATGGCCGCCGACTCCAGCATGGGGTTCCACCAGGggatcaccgccgccgcctcggtctacaaccaccatcaccaccaccacaaCAACATGCTCTCCTTTCAGTCGTCCAGCAGCGACATCACCATggggggtggcggcggcgccggGATGGGGCTCGTCAGCATGAGCGGCGGGCCGAGCAGCACCGCCGGCCTGTACCACTCTTCTCCAAACAAccacagcagcaacaacaacggcGGTGTGTTCGGAAACGTGCCGGTGGTTCTCCAGTCGAGGAGCTCGCCGGGGGGCGTCGCgtcccgtggcggcggcggcaccaCCGCGtccaagtacaagttcgtcaccggCTCGCCTTCCGAGTGGAGCGACCGCGAGCTGAGTATACTCAACGAAGGGCTCACCAG ATATGCTCCTGAACCTAATATCATGAGGTACATCAAGATAGCCGCTATGCTGCCCAACAGAACCATCAGGGATGTTGCATTGCGATGCTGGTGGGCTGCA GGTAAAGATAGAAGGAAGAAACCAGAAGGTTTTTTTACCGGGAAAAAGATGAGAGATATGAAG CCAATGCAGGACAAAATATTTGCATCTGCCGCCCCTATGGCTAATTTTCACATGGCACCTACAAACAACTTGACCCCTTTCTCAATATCGATGCAAAATCCAAACCAGCAGTGTCAAGTTCCCAAGGAAG CTCCTGTTGTGGACAGTGCAACCCAGCAGCTCCTGGAGGAAAACAATCAATTGCTTAACCAGATTGCTGCAAATATTGAAACATTCAAG ACGGGGGAGAGCATGGATCTCTTTCTTCGGACAAATAGCAACATCAAAACAATTTTAAGCAG AATGAGCGAGACACCTGGCATCATGGGTCAGATGCCTCCTCTGCAAGAACTTGCACATGAGGACAAGCTTAATTCACTTCTTCAAGTTGATAGAATG GTCCAATCTTATGGCGCAGCACACAGCTCACATATGAAGGAAGAGCCTCGAAGCTAA
- the LOC123047342 gene encoding uncharacterized protein isoform X2: protein MRAKLWSVRIGRQEESGRVRGRPDRGFQLAPPGAMAADSSMGFHQGITAAASVYNHHHHHHNNMLSFQSSSSDITMGGGGGAGMGLVSMSGGPSSTAGLYHSSPNNHSSNNNGGVFGNVPVVLQSRSSPGGVASRGGGGTTASKYKFVTGSPSEWSDRELSILNEGLTRYAPEPNIMRYIKIAAMLPNRTIRDVALRCWWAAGKDRRKKPEGFFTGKKMRDMKPMQDKIFASAAPMANFHMAPTNNLTPFSISMQNPNQQCQVPKEAPVVDSATQQLLEENNQLLNQIAANIETFKTGESMDLFLRTNSNIKTILSRMSETPGIMGQMPPLQELAHEDKLNSLLQVDRMVQSYGAAHSSHMKEEPRS from the exons ATGCGAGCCAAGCTCTG GTCGGTCCGAATTGGGCGGCAGGAGGAATCGGGGCGCGTCCGCGGGCGCCCAGATCGGGGGTTCCAGCTGGCTCCCCCCGGCGCCATGGCCGCCGACTCCAGCATGGGGTTCCACCAGGggatcaccgccgccgcctcggtctacaaccaccatcaccaccaccacaaCAACATGCTCTCCTTTCAGTCGTCCAGCAGCGACATCACCATggggggtggcggcggcgccggGATGGGGCTCGTCAGCATGAGCGGCGGGCCGAGCAGCACCGCCGGCCTGTACCACTCTTCTCCAAACAAccacagcagcaacaacaacggcGGTGTGTTCGGAAACGTGCCGGTGGTTCTCCAGTCGAGGAGCTCGCCGGGGGGCGTCGCgtcccgtggcggcggcggcaccaCCGCGtccaagtacaagttcgtcaccggCTCGCCTTCCGAGTGGAGCGACCGCGAGCTGAGTATACTCAACGAAGGGCTCACCAG ATATGCTCCTGAACCTAATATCATGAGGTACATCAAGATAGCCGCTATGCTGCCCAACAGAACCATCAGGGATGTTGCATTGCGATGCTGGTGGGCTGCA GGTAAAGATAGAAGGAAGAAACCAGAAGGTTTTTTTACCGGGAAAAAGATGAGAGATATGAAG CCAATGCAGGACAAAATATTTGCATCTGCCGCCCCTATGGCTAATTTTCACATGGCACCTACAAACAACTTGACCCCTTTCTCAATATCGATGCAAAATCCAAACCAGCAGTGTCAAGTTCCCAAGGAAG CTCCTGTTGTGGACAGTGCAACCCAGCAGCTCCTGGAGGAAAACAATCAATTGCTTAACCAGATTGCTGCAAATATTGAAACATTCAAG ACGGGGGAGAGCATGGATCTCTTTCTTCGGACAAATAGCAACATCAAAACAATTTTAAGCAG AATGAGCGAGACACCTGGCATCATGGGTCAGATGCCTCCTCTGCAAGAACTTGCACATGAGGACAAGCTTAATTCACTTCTTCAAGTTGATAGAATG GTCCAATCTTATGGCGCAGCACACAGCTCACATATGAAGGAAGAGCCTCGAAGCTAA
- the LOC123047342 gene encoding uncharacterized protein isoform X3 produces MRAKLWSVRIGRQEESGRVRGRPDRGFQLAPPGAMAADSSMGFHQGITAAASVYNHHHHHHNNMLSFQSSSSDITMGGGGGAGMGLVSMSGGPSSTAGLYHSSPNNHSSNNNGGVFGNVPVVLQSRSSPGGVASRGGGGTTASKYKFVTGSPSEWSDRELSILNEGLTRYAPEPNIMRYIKIAAMLPNRTIRDVALRCWWAAGKDRRKKPEGFFTGKKMRDMKDKIFASAAPMANFHMAPTNNLTPFSISMQNPNQQCQVPKEAAPVVDSATQQLLEENNQLLNQIAANIETFKTGESMDLFLRTNSNIKTILSRMSETPGIMGQMPPLQELAHEDKLNSLLQVDRMVQSYGAAHSSHMKEEPRS; encoded by the exons ATGCGAGCCAAGCTCTG GTCGGTCCGAATTGGGCGGCAGGAGGAATCGGGGCGCGTCCGCGGGCGCCCAGATCGGGGGTTCCAGCTGGCTCCCCCCGGCGCCATGGCCGCCGACTCCAGCATGGGGTTCCACCAGGggatcaccgccgccgcctcggtctacaaccaccatcaccaccaccacaaCAACATGCTCTCCTTTCAGTCGTCCAGCAGCGACATCACCATggggggtggcggcggcgccggGATGGGGCTCGTCAGCATGAGCGGCGGGCCGAGCAGCACCGCCGGCCTGTACCACTCTTCTCCAAACAAccacagcagcaacaacaacggcGGTGTGTTCGGAAACGTGCCGGTGGTTCTCCAGTCGAGGAGCTCGCCGGGGGGCGTCGCgtcccgtggcggcggcggcaccaCCGCGtccaagtacaagttcgtcaccggCTCGCCTTCCGAGTGGAGCGACCGCGAGCTGAGTATACTCAACGAAGGGCTCACCAG ATATGCTCCTGAACCTAATATCATGAGGTACATCAAGATAGCCGCTATGCTGCCCAACAGAACCATCAGGGATGTTGCATTGCGATGCTGGTGGGCTGCA GGTAAAGATAGAAGGAAGAAACCAGAAGGTTTTTTTACCGGGAAAAAGATGAGAGATATGAAG GACAAAATATTTGCATCTGCCGCCCCTATGGCTAATTTTCACATGGCACCTACAAACAACTTGACCCCTTTCTCAATATCGATGCAAAATCCAAACCAGCAGTGTCAAGTTCCCAAGGAAG CAGCTCCTGTTGTGGACAGTGCAACCCAGCAGCTCCTGGAGGAAAACAATCAATTGCTTAACCAGATTGCTGCAAATATTGAAACATTCAAG ACGGGGGAGAGCATGGATCTCTTTCTTCGGACAAATAGCAACATCAAAACAATTTTAAGCAG AATGAGCGAGACACCTGGCATCATGGGTCAGATGCCTCCTCTGCAAGAACTTGCACATGAGGACAAGCTTAATTCACTTCTTCAAGTTGATAGAATG GTCCAATCTTATGGCGCAGCACACAGCTCACATATGAAGGAAGAGCCTCGAAGCTAA
- the LOC123047342 gene encoding uncharacterized protein isoform X5 — translation MAADSSMGFHQGITAAASVYNHHHHHHNNMLSFQSSSSDITMGGGGGAGMGLVSMSGGPSSTAGLYHSSPNNHSSNNNGGVFGNVPVVLQSRSSPGGVASRGGGGTTASKYKFVTGSPSEWSDRELSILNEGLTRYAPEPNIMRYIKIAAMLPNRTIRDVALRCWWAAGKDRRKKPEGFFTGKKMRDMKPMQDKIFASAAPMANFHMAPTNNLTPFSISMQNPNQQCQVPKEAAPVVDSATQQLLEENNQLLNQIAANIETFKTGESMDLFLRTNSNIKTILSRMSETPGIMGQMPPLQELAHEDKLNSLLQVDRMVQSYGAAHSSHMKEEPRS, via the exons ATGGCCGCCGACTCCAGCATGGGGTTCCACCAGGggatcaccgccgccgcctcggtctacaaccaccatcaccaccaccacaaCAACATGCTCTCCTTTCAGTCGTCCAGCAGCGACATCACCATggggggtggcggcggcgccggGATGGGGCTCGTCAGCATGAGCGGCGGGCCGAGCAGCACCGCCGGCCTGTACCACTCTTCTCCAAACAAccacagcagcaacaacaacggcGGTGTGTTCGGAAACGTGCCGGTGGTTCTCCAGTCGAGGAGCTCGCCGGGGGGCGTCGCgtcccgtggcggcggcggcaccaCCGCGtccaagtacaagttcgtcaccggCTCGCCTTCCGAGTGGAGCGACCGCGAGCTGAGTATACTCAACGAAGGGCTCACCAG ATATGCTCCTGAACCTAATATCATGAGGTACATCAAGATAGCCGCTATGCTGCCCAACAGAACCATCAGGGATGTTGCATTGCGATGCTGGTGGGCTGCA GGTAAAGATAGAAGGAAGAAACCAGAAGGTTTTTTTACCGGGAAAAAGATGAGAGATATGAAG CCAATGCAGGACAAAATATTTGCATCTGCCGCCCCTATGGCTAATTTTCACATGGCACCTACAAACAACTTGACCCCTTTCTCAATATCGATGCAAAATCCAAACCAGCAGTGTCAAGTTCCCAAGGAAG CAGCTCCTGTTGTGGACAGTGCAACCCAGCAGCTCCTGGAGGAAAACAATCAATTGCTTAACCAGATTGCTGCAAATATTGAAACATTCAAG ACGGGGGAGAGCATGGATCTCTTTCTTCGGACAAATAGCAACATCAAAACAATTTTAAGCAG AATGAGCGAGACACCTGGCATCATGGGTCAGATGCCTCCTCTGCAAGAACTTGCACATGAGGACAAGCTTAATTCACTTCTTCAAGTTGATAGAATG GTCCAATCTTATGGCGCAGCACACAGCTCACATATGAAGGAAGAGCCTCGAAGCTAA
- the LOC123047342 gene encoding uncharacterized protein isoform X4 translates to MRAKLWSVRIGRQEESGRVRGRPDRGFQLAPPGAMAADSSMGFHQGITAAASVYNHHHHHHNNMLSFQSSSSDITMGGGGGAGMGLVSMSGGPSSTAGLYHSSPNNHSSNNNGGVFGNVPVVLQSRSSPGGVASRGGGGTTASKYKFVTGSPSEWSDRELSILNEGLTRYAPEPNIMRYIKIAAMLPNRTIRDVALRCWWAAGKDRRKKPEGFFTGKKMRDMKDKIFASAAPMANFHMAPTNNLTPFSISMQNPNQQCQVPKEAPVVDSATQQLLEENNQLLNQIAANIETFKTGESMDLFLRTNSNIKTILSRMSETPGIMGQMPPLQELAHEDKLNSLLQVDRMVQSYGAAHSSHMKEEPRS, encoded by the exons ATGCGAGCCAAGCTCTG GTCGGTCCGAATTGGGCGGCAGGAGGAATCGGGGCGCGTCCGCGGGCGCCCAGATCGGGGGTTCCAGCTGGCTCCCCCCGGCGCCATGGCCGCCGACTCCAGCATGGGGTTCCACCAGGggatcaccgccgccgcctcggtctacaaccaccatcaccaccaccacaaCAACATGCTCTCCTTTCAGTCGTCCAGCAGCGACATCACCATggggggtggcggcggcgccggGATGGGGCTCGTCAGCATGAGCGGCGGGCCGAGCAGCACCGCCGGCCTGTACCACTCTTCTCCAAACAAccacagcagcaacaacaacggcGGTGTGTTCGGAAACGTGCCGGTGGTTCTCCAGTCGAGGAGCTCGCCGGGGGGCGTCGCgtcccgtggcggcggcggcaccaCCGCGtccaagtacaagttcgtcaccggCTCGCCTTCCGAGTGGAGCGACCGCGAGCTGAGTATACTCAACGAAGGGCTCACCAG ATATGCTCCTGAACCTAATATCATGAGGTACATCAAGATAGCCGCTATGCTGCCCAACAGAACCATCAGGGATGTTGCATTGCGATGCTGGTGGGCTGCA GGTAAAGATAGAAGGAAGAAACCAGAAGGTTTTTTTACCGGGAAAAAGATGAGAGATATGAAG GACAAAATATTTGCATCTGCCGCCCCTATGGCTAATTTTCACATGGCACCTACAAACAACTTGACCCCTTTCTCAATATCGATGCAAAATCCAAACCAGCAGTGTCAAGTTCCCAAGGAAG CTCCTGTTGTGGACAGTGCAACCCAGCAGCTCCTGGAGGAAAACAATCAATTGCTTAACCAGATTGCTGCAAATATTGAAACATTCAAG ACGGGGGAGAGCATGGATCTCTTTCTTCGGACAAATAGCAACATCAAAACAATTTTAAGCAG AATGAGCGAGACACCTGGCATCATGGGTCAGATGCCTCCTCTGCAAGAACTTGCACATGAGGACAAGCTTAATTCACTTCTTCAAGTTGATAGAATG GTCCAATCTTATGGCGCAGCACACAGCTCACATATGAAGGAAGAGCCTCGAAGCTAA
- the LOC123047342 gene encoding uncharacterized protein isoform X1, which produces MRAKLWSVRIGRQEESGRVRGRPDRGFQLAPPGAMAADSSMGFHQGITAAASVYNHHHHHHNNMLSFQSSSSDITMGGGGGAGMGLVSMSGGPSSTAGLYHSSPNNHSSNNNGGVFGNVPVVLQSRSSPGGVASRGGGGTTASKYKFVTGSPSEWSDRELSILNEGLTRYAPEPNIMRYIKIAAMLPNRTIRDVALRCWWAAGKDRRKKPEGFFTGKKMRDMKPMQDKIFASAAPMANFHMAPTNNLTPFSISMQNPNQQCQVPKEAAPVVDSATQQLLEENNQLLNQIAANIETFKTGESMDLFLRTNSNIKTILSRMSETPGIMGQMPPLQELAHEDKLNSLLQVDRMVQSYGAAHSSHMKEEPRS; this is translated from the exons ATGCGAGCCAAGCTCTG GTCGGTCCGAATTGGGCGGCAGGAGGAATCGGGGCGCGTCCGCGGGCGCCCAGATCGGGGGTTCCAGCTGGCTCCCCCCGGCGCCATGGCCGCCGACTCCAGCATGGGGTTCCACCAGGggatcaccgccgccgcctcggtctacaaccaccatcaccaccaccacaaCAACATGCTCTCCTTTCAGTCGTCCAGCAGCGACATCACCATggggggtggcggcggcgccggGATGGGGCTCGTCAGCATGAGCGGCGGGCCGAGCAGCACCGCCGGCCTGTACCACTCTTCTCCAAACAAccacagcagcaacaacaacggcGGTGTGTTCGGAAACGTGCCGGTGGTTCTCCAGTCGAGGAGCTCGCCGGGGGGCGTCGCgtcccgtggcggcggcggcaccaCCGCGtccaagtacaagttcgtcaccggCTCGCCTTCCGAGTGGAGCGACCGCGAGCTGAGTATACTCAACGAAGGGCTCACCAG ATATGCTCCTGAACCTAATATCATGAGGTACATCAAGATAGCCGCTATGCTGCCCAACAGAACCATCAGGGATGTTGCATTGCGATGCTGGTGGGCTGCA GGTAAAGATAGAAGGAAGAAACCAGAAGGTTTTTTTACCGGGAAAAAGATGAGAGATATGAAG CCAATGCAGGACAAAATATTTGCATCTGCCGCCCCTATGGCTAATTTTCACATGGCACCTACAAACAACTTGACCCCTTTCTCAATATCGATGCAAAATCCAAACCAGCAGTGTCAAGTTCCCAAGGAAG CAGCTCCTGTTGTGGACAGTGCAACCCAGCAGCTCCTGGAGGAAAACAATCAATTGCTTAACCAGATTGCTGCAAATATTGAAACATTCAAG ACGGGGGAGAGCATGGATCTCTTTCTTCGGACAAATAGCAACATCAAAACAATTTTAAGCAG AATGAGCGAGACACCTGGCATCATGGGTCAGATGCCTCCTCTGCAAGAACTTGCACATGAGGACAAGCTTAATTCACTTCTTCAAGTTGATAGAATG GTCCAATCTTATGGCGCAGCACACAGCTCACATATGAAGGAAGAGCCTCGAAGCTAA